One Ranitomeya variabilis isolate aRanVar5 chromosome 5, aRanVar5.hap1, whole genome shotgun sequence DNA window includes the following coding sequences:
- the LOC143774703 gene encoding olfactory receptor 10A2-like, protein MVHFIALPALPNAKTLVQVFRNEIVQLHSVPLDVVSDLGTQFVSKFWRAFCSLLGLQLYFYSALHPQSNGQTERINQNFETYLRCFVFESQEDYAFYLALAEFAINNHCQESTGRSPFFGVYSYYPQFVSISKNLHTPMYFFISQLSISDILMATNIVPKMLQILLHNGGTIYFIDCITQLYIFCASEAFDCLLLAVMSYDRYVAICNPLRYATIMTRTCCIKLAIISWGFGFSIALIDSITTAMLTFCGPNIIDHFFCDMNPVLDIACSDTSIVHLEITLLGTPSVIFPTIIIIISYAKIISAILKIPSSTGRQKAFSTCSSHLIVVSIFYWTMYSVYDLPTKEQTVNISKILSLLYTVFTPFINPII, encoded by the exons atggtTCATTTCATCGCATTACCGGCACTTCCAAATGCCAAGACTCTTGTTCAAGTGTTTAGAAATGAGATTGTGCAGCTTCACAGTGTTCCCTTAGATGTGGTGTCAGATCTGGGGacccagtttgtttccaagttctggagggcattTTGCTCTCTACTGGGGTTGCAGCTGTACTTTTACTCTGCCTTACATCCCCAGTCGAATGGACAAACCGAGCGCATTAATCAGAATTTTGAGACTTACCTAAGGTGTTTTGTCTTTGAAAGTCAGGAGGATTATGCATTCTACTTAGCGCTGGCAGaatttgctattaataatcatTGTCAAGAATCTACCGGCAGGTCACCGTTCTTTGGTGTATACAGTTACTATCCACAGTTTG TGTCCATCAGCAAGAACCTCCACACTCCAATGTACTTCTTCATCTCACAACTGTCCATCAGTGACATCTTGATGGCCACTAATATTGTTCCCAAAATGCTTCAAATCCTTCTACATAATGGGGGGACCATTTATTTTATTGACTGTATCACCCAACTTTATATCTTCTGTGCCTCAGAGGCATTTGATTGTCTTCTTCTTGCAGTGATGTCTTATGACAGATACGTGGCCATCTGTAATCCTCTACGTTACGCTACCATAATGACAAGGACTTGTTGTATAAAGTTGGCCATCATCTCTTGGGGTTTTGGCTTTTCAATTGCATTAATTGACTCAATCACAACAGCAATGCTAACATTTTGTGGACCCAATATAATTGACCATTTTTTCTGTGACATGAATCCTGTACTGGACATTGCCTGCTCTGATACTTCCATTGTTCACCTTGAAATCACATTGTTAGGTACTCCTTCAGTAATATTTCCaactataataataattatatcttATGCCAAAATTATTTCGGCAATATTAAAGATCCCATCCAGTACCGGTAGacagaaagccttctccacctgtagcTCCCACCTCATTGTGGTCTCCATATTCTACTGGACCATGTACAGTGTTTACGATTTACCAACAAAAGAGCAAACTGTAAATATCAGTAAAATCCTATCACTGTTATATACTGTATTCACTCCTTTTATCAACCCAATTATATAA
- the LOC143774704 gene encoding olfactory receptor 11L1-like, which translates to MFQQNISMITKINLLGFHSSQNLNYLLFTILLLIYCVTLCGNFLMVALVTFSTDLHQPMYFFLTQLSIADLLLTTDIVPIMLHNLFHKVGEISFFGCIAQFYVFAFCECSECLLLTVMSYDRYLAICNPLRYGTIMSLSLCLKLVIISWVLSFSISTVEIASTSSLEFCGPNDIDHFFCDLPPILELSCSDISGVQLEIMLTGVPVLLFPFIVIIISYTYIIFVILKIPSATGRQKTFSTCSSHLIVVSIFYGTLFGVYVLPTKGQSLNIATFLSLMYTVGTPLMNPVIYSLRNTQIMKAFGRFKCNFLLKIYKNVF; encoded by the coding sequence ATGTTTCAACAAAATATTTCCATGATTACAAAAATAAATCTCTTGGGATTTCACAGCTCGCAAAATCTGAATTACTTACTCTTTACTATACTTCTCCTGATTTATTGTGTTACACTATGTGGAAATTTCCTCATGGTAGCACTGGTGACGTTCAGCACAGATCTACACCAACCCATGTACTTCTTCCTCACGCAGTTGTCCATAGCGGACCTCTTATTGACCACAGATATTGTCCCAATCATGCTCCATAATCTATTCCACAAAGTTGGGGAAATTTCTTTTTTTGGCTGCATTGCTCAGTTTTATGTATTTGCCTTCTGTGAGtgttcagaatgtcttcttctgacaGTAATGTCTTATGACAGATATTTGGCCATCTGTAACCCGTTACGGTATGGCACCATCATGAGTCTGAGTTTATGCCTAAAACTGGTCATCATTAGTTGGGTACTTAGTTTTTCTATTTCGACAGTTGAAATAGCATCAACATCCTCATTAGAATTTTGTGGACCAAATGACATTGACCATTTCTTCTGTGACCTGCCTCCAATTCTTGAGCTCTCATGTTCAGATATCAGTGGAGTTCAGCTGGAGATTATGTTGACCGGTGTCCCAGTTCTTCTCTTCCCCTTTATAGTCATTATAATATCCTATACTTACATAATATTTGTCATACTAAAGATTCCATCAGCTACCGGTAGACAGAAAACTTTCTCCACCTGCAGCTCGCATCTTATTGTGGTCTCCATTTTCTATGGGACATTGTTTGGTGTTTATGTTCTTCCAACCAAAGGACAGTCATTAAACATAGCAACATTTCTATCATTAATGTACACGGTTGGGACACCGTTGATGAATCCTGTGATATATAGTTTAAGAAATACACAAATAATGAAAGCTTTTGGCCGATTTAAATGTAATTTCTTGCTTAAGATATATAAAAACGTGTTTTGA